In Pelagibius sp. CAU 1746, the following proteins share a genomic window:
- a CDS encoding thiosulfate oxidation carrier complex protein SoxZ produces the protein MEKTTRMRLRRQGSLNEVLVLVRHPMTAAGSGSEDGGCIEKLSCRCNGAAVAEVYTGANVAENPLFVLAVEELRSGDLLEVCWRDSGGGRGQAALLAD, from the coding sequence ATGGAAAAGACGACGCGGATGAGGCTGCGGCGGCAGGGTTCGCTGAACGAGGTTCTGGTTCTCGTGCGCCATCCCATGACTGCCGCCGGCAGTGGGTCCGAGGACGGCGGCTGCATCGAGAAACTGTCGTGCCGCTGCAACGGCGCGGCCGTGGCCGAGGTCTATACCGGCGCCAACGTGGCCGAGAACCCGCTCTTCGTCCTGGCCGTGGAGGAACTCCGCTCCGGCGACCTGCTGGAGGTCTGCTGGCGCGACAGCGGCGGCGGCCGGGGGCAGGCGGCCTTGCTGGCCGACT
- a CDS encoding thiosulfate oxidation carrier protein SoxY, whose amino-acid sequence MERRVFLQGAAACGLAMLGGAVLPAVARGAAATAFDARREDEVLSLLFPGLRPRPSASVELSVPYLATPGQAIMVRAAYRREPVQGLAITAPKAGRPLVALAVLQNAAGAFGLRMRLERSSPVVAYVLTQSGLYSAARRVKVTYGGYGMGFGQREKWGG is encoded by the coding sequence ATGGAACGCAGAGTCTTTCTTCAAGGTGCCGCGGCCTGCGGTCTCGCGATGCTTGGCGGAGCGGTCTTGCCCGCCGTGGCGCGGGGCGCCGCGGCGACGGCTTTCGACGCGCGCCGCGAGGACGAAGTCCTTTCCCTGCTGTTTCCCGGGCTGCGTCCACGGCCGAGCGCTTCGGTGGAGTTGAGCGTCCCCTATCTTGCCACGCCGGGTCAGGCGATCATGGTCCGGGCGGCCTATCGCCGCGAGCCGGTACAGGGGCTCGCGATCACGGCTCCGAAGGCCGGGCGGCCCCTCGTCGCCCTAGCGGTCTTGCAGAACGCGGCCGGCGCCTTCGGCCTGCGGATGCGCCTGGAGCGCAGTTCGCCGGTCGTCGCCTATGTCCTGACCCAGAGCGGCCTCTATTCGGCCGCGCGCCGCGTCAAGGTGACCTATGGCGGTTACGGCATGGGCTTCGGCCAACGCGAAAAGTGGGGAGGCTGA
- a CDS encoding winged helix-turn-helix domain-containing protein, with protein sequence MKSQSGFIDLREPYRIGNCRVDPASGRIQGGGRDVRLQPQAIKVLTFLAGRPGEVVSRSEIEDAVWQGRVVGYDALTSIIFKLRKALGDDPKEPRIIETLSKRGYRLLAAPQPGLETAGRAEAAAPVSGRPGSGPRRAAAAAVLLAVAAAGLLWTAQRDSRPEASDPLPARNAVVVLPFQPLDALDSRELLADGLTDDLTTALAKSRDLLVIARDSAFLYKEDTFDYREIARRLGVDYILHGTLRGKGADLRINVQLVDARDGSHRWAESYDSAAGGIFDVEDKVLQAVMPLLTGRTGAGESERLLVVRTSSAAAYRAFQLGRQHFYLYRNKAENAKARAFFEDAVAQDPGFAMAHAMLAWTHVFDAANGWAGDRGAALRRAETEAHRAIAADPAIPLSYFITGLVFRERGEEIKAMVEVEKALALDPNYANAHVLMATLFYYAGRPAESVARLQQAMRLNPHHPFNYQFHLGQAYFVLRDYDKAIEAFLAGIESNPSSERLHIWLAAAYAQAGRMDDAGWEAEQVHILNPDFSLTAISKAFPFKDPVDRDHFVGALRKAGLS encoded by the coding sequence ATGAAAAGCCAGTCCGGTTTCATCGATCTTCGAGAACCCTACCGGATCGGGAACTGCCGTGTGGACCCGGCGAGCGGCCGGATCCAAGGCGGCGGCCGCGACGTCCGATTGCAGCCGCAAGCCATCAAAGTCCTCACCTTTCTTGCCGGCCGCCCCGGCGAAGTCGTCTCGAGATCCGAGATCGAGGACGCAGTCTGGCAGGGCCGCGTCGTCGGCTACGACGCGCTCACCAGCATCATCTTCAAGCTGCGCAAGGCGCTGGGCGACGACCCGAAAGAGCCGCGCATCATCGAAACCCTGTCGAAGCGCGGCTACCGCCTGCTGGCGGCGCCGCAGCCCGGCCTGGAAACGGCGGGTCGGGCCGAGGCCGCCGCCCCCGTCTCCGGCCGCCCCGGCAGCGGACCGCGGCGCGCGGCGGCTGCGGCGGTGCTGCTGGCCGTCGCCGCGGCGGGCCTGCTGTGGACCGCCCAACGCGACAGCCGACCCGAGGCCTCCGACCCGCTCCCCGCACGAAACGCCGTCGTCGTCCTGCCTTTCCAGCCGCTCGACGCGCTCGACAGCCGGGAGCTTCTGGCCGACGGCCTGACCGACGATCTGACCACGGCGCTGGCGAAGTCACGGGACCTGCTGGTCATCGCCCGCGATTCCGCCTTCCTCTACAAGGAAGACACTTTCGACTACCGGGAGATCGCGCGGCGCCTGGGCGTGGACTACATCTTGCACGGTACCCTGCGCGGCAAGGGGGCGGACCTGCGGATCAACGTGCAACTGGTCGACGCCAGGGACGGCAGCCACCGCTGGGCGGAAAGCTATGACAGTGCCGCGGGGGGCATCTTCGACGTAGAGGACAAGGTGCTGCAAGCCGTGATGCCCTTGCTGACGGGCAGGACCGGCGCCGGCGAGAGCGAACGCCTGCTGGTGGTGCGCACCTCCAGCGCCGCGGCCTACCGGGCCTTCCAACTCGGCCGGCAGCACTTCTACCTCTATCGAAACAAGGCGGAAAACGCCAAGGCCCGGGCGTTCTTCGAAGACGCGGTGGCGCAGGACCCCGGCTTCGCCATGGCGCACGCCATGCTGGCCTGGACCCATGTCTTCGACGCGGCGAACGGCTGGGCCGGCGACCGCGGGGCAGCGCTGCGGCGCGCCGAGACGGAGGCGCATCGCGCCATCGCCGCCGATCCGGCGATACCCTTGTCCTACTTCATCACCGGCCTGGTGTTCCGCGAGCGCGGCGAAGAGATCAAGGCCATGGTGGAGGTGGAAAAGGCCCTGGCGCTGGATCCCAACTACGCCAACGCCCATGTGCTGATGGCCACGCTGTTCTACTACGCCGGCCGCCCGGCAGAGAGCGTCGCGCGCCTGCAACAGGCCATGCGGCTTAATCCGCACCACCCCTTCAACTATCAATTCCACCTGGGACAGGCCTACTTCGTGCTGCGCGACTACGACAAGGCCATCGAGGCCTTCCTCGCCGGGATCGAGAGCAATCCCTCCTCCGAGCGCCTGCACATCTGGCTGGCCGCGGCCTATGCCCAGGCAGGCCGCATGGACGACGCCGGCTGGGAAGCCGAGCAGGTGCATATCCTCAACCCGGACTTCTCCCTGACCGCCATTTCGAAGGCCTTTCCCTTCAAGGACCCGGTGGACCGCGACCATTTCGTCGGCGCGCTGCGGAAAGCGGGGCTTTCCTAA
- the eutB gene encoding hydroxyectoine utilization dehydratase EutB, which translates to MKHPQLADTLAARRRLAGHLRHTPLIASPSLTARHGAPVHLKCEHQQITGAFKLRGATNAVLALPEAQRAKGVVAASTGNHGRALAHAARAAGIPCIVCMSSLVPANKVEAIEALGAEARIVGLSQDDAQIEVDRLVAEEGMVSLPPFDHADIIAGQGTLGLEMLEDLPEAETLLVPLSGGGLIAGIAMAAKTMKPSIRVAGISMQRGAAMHESLQAGEPVSVEELPTLADSLGGGIGLNNRHTFAMVRDLVDEVLLVGEAEIAEAIRHAYAEERQVIEGAAAVGIAALLGPPRPEWGVTVALLSGGNIDMTLHQRIAAGENPDLLAERQAQASGRANKDRRHA; encoded by the coding sequence TTGAAACACCCGCAACTGGCCGACACCTTGGCCGCGCGCCGCCGCCTGGCCGGCCATCTGCGCCACACGCCGCTGATCGCCTCGCCCAGCCTCACCGCCCGCCACGGCGCGCCGGTCCACCTGAAGTGCGAGCACCAGCAGATCACCGGCGCCTTCAAGCTGCGCGGCGCGACCAATGCGGTGCTGGCGCTGCCGGAGGCGCAGCGGGCCAAAGGGGTGGTCGCCGCCTCGACCGGCAACCACGGCCGCGCCCTGGCCCATGCGGCGCGCGCGGCGGGCATCCCTTGCATCGTCTGCATGTCTTCACTGGTGCCGGCCAACAAGGTGGAGGCGATCGAGGCCCTGGGCGCCGAAGCCCGCATCGTCGGCCTCTCCCAAGACGATGCCCAGATCGAGGTCGACCGGCTGGTGGCCGAAGAGGGCATGGTTTCCTTGCCGCCCTTCGACCACGCCGACATCATCGCCGGTCAGGGGACGCTCGGGCTGGAGATGCTGGAGGATCTGCCGGAGGCCGAGACTCTGCTGGTGCCTCTATCCGGCGGCGGCCTCATCGCCGGCATTGCCATGGCGGCCAAGACGATGAAGCCCTCGATCCGCGTCGCCGGCATCTCCATGCAGCGCGGCGCGGCCATGCACGAAAGCCTGCAGGCCGGCGAGCCCGTCTCCGTCGAGGAACTGCCGACCCTGGCCGACTCCCTGGGCGGCGGCATCGGCCTCAACAACCGCCACACCTTCGCCATGGTGCGCGACCTGGTCGACGAGGTGCTGCTGGTCGGCGAGGCGGAGATCGCCGAAGCCATCCGCCACGCCTATGCCGAGGAGCGCCAGGTGATCGAAGGCGCCGCCGCCGTGGGCATCGCCGCACTGCTCGGCCCGCCGCGGCCCGAGTGGGGCGTCACCGTCGCGCTGCTCAGCGGCGGCAACATCGACATGACCCTGCACCAGCGCATCGCCGCCGGCGAGAACCCGGACCTGCTGGCCGAACGCCAGGCGCAGGCGTCCGGCAGGGCAAACAAGGACCGACGCCATGCCTGA
- a CDS encoding cyclodeaminase produces the protein MPDVSILSESDLRDLLSLDRDIVCCIEDAFKALATKPVIMPPVLHLEIAEANGEIDVKTAYVPGLDSLAIKMSPGFFDNPKIGLPSLNGLMVVFSAKTGLVEAILLDNGYLTELRTAAAGGVAADWLARKDARTAGIVGAGVQARLQLKALSLVRPLESALVWARDGGNAEACAQEMTEALGIPISACNDIAALCAQSDVVITTTPSNKPLIDADHLRPGLTFIAMGSDAAYKNEIAAEALAAADVYVCDRLSQVRLLGELHHAIEAGKVDAHAAFPELGEIIAGSKAGRENDRQCVLCDLTGTGVQDTAIATLAVARARGAGAGTVFQS, from the coding sequence ATGCCTGACGTGAGCATCCTCAGCGAGTCCGATCTGCGCGATCTGCTGAGCCTGGACCGCGACATCGTCTGCTGCATCGAAGACGCCTTCAAGGCGCTGGCCACCAAGCCGGTGATCATGCCGCCGGTGCTGCATCTGGAAATCGCCGAGGCCAACGGCGAGATCGACGTGAAGACCGCCTACGTGCCGGGCCTCGACTCCCTGGCCATAAAGATGAGCCCCGGCTTCTTCGACAACCCCAAGATCGGCCTGCCCAGCCTCAACGGCCTGATGGTGGTGTTCAGCGCCAAGACCGGGCTGGTGGAAGCCATCCTGCTGGACAACGGCTACCTGACCGAACTGCGCACGGCGGCGGCAGGCGGCGTCGCCGCCGACTGGCTGGCGCGCAAGGACGCGAGGACAGCGGGCATCGTCGGCGCCGGGGTGCAGGCGCGCCTGCAGCTTAAGGCGCTGAGCCTCGTGCGCCCGCTGGAGAGCGCCCTGGTCTGGGCGCGCGACGGCGGCAACGCCGAAGCCTGCGCCCAGGAGATGACCGAGGCCTTGGGCATCCCGATCAGTGCCTGTAACGACATCGCCGCCCTCTGCGCGCAGAGCGACGTGGTCATCACCACCACGCCGTCGAACAAGCCGCTGATCGATGCGGACCACCTGCGTCCGGGCCTCACCTTCATCGCCATGGGCTCCGATGCCGCTTACAAAAACGAAATCGCGGCGGAAGCCCTGGCGGCCGCCGACGTCTACGTCTGCGACCGCCTGAGCCAGGTGCGCCTGCTGGGCGAATTGCACCACGCCATCGAGGCCGGCAAGGTCGACGCCCACGCCGCCTTCCCCGAACTGGGCGAGATCATCGCCGGCAGCAAGGCGGGCCGCGAGAACGACCGGCAGTGCGTGCTCTGCGACCTCACCGGCACCGGCGTACAGGACACCGCCATCGCCACCCTGGCCGTGGCCCGCGCGCGCGGCGCCGGCGCGGGGACCGTGTTCCAGTCGTAG